The DNA window AAATTTGTCCTTCCAGCCATACACTTCTCAGTAAGCCTTGTACTAGGATGACATAAGCTGTCAAGCCTTAAAAATAGGTGAGGAGAACAAATCATTTCAGTGCTTTCTACAACAAAGACAAAAGACTGCCTGATGCTTTGATAAATGAACTTCATCGGGAGTTCCAAATAAGGAGAGTAGCTAGTAATAAGAATATAATAGTATAAGGAAACTATCATATCCTTCATGAACTTCATAAGGATGACGGTTGGCAAATGTAAAGGATGAATCATTTTCTtgtagagagaaagagagatgtaGGATAATGCCCAACTTTTCTTTCTTAGGGCCAGGTGTGGACTTGCATAGAGCTTGGGCATATCAACTGGGACGAAATTCTAGCCCGAGCGAAACTTTGGTCATCTCTAGCCACAATAAGTTGCCAAATCTAGAGAAAACTTGCAGCATTACCTCCCAAACAAAGGCTGAGTAAAAGAACTTGTCAAAGGGCCATTTCAGCCACTAGACAGTGATGCTCAATATTGTTCAGTcaggaaaagaaataaaagatctCTATTCTCTAATCTTGctgatttgaaacaaaaaaaattaatccctCAATGAAATTTTATTAGATGACGACATCCTTTCCTACTTGGAAATGGTCTACCCAAGGAGTAAAAGGAACAGCAAACAAGGTCAGAATATACCAAATCTTGTGTCATTTTACAGAATGTTAAAGAAGAATTTACAACCATGATACAGAAAAAGAGGAAGCTGTCTCAGGcatcttttctttaatttgatgaTTTTCCCATTACTCAATCAAACATTATAGCAGCATATTAATACATTGCAGACATATAATCATATTGCACTATTAAAAACGAATTGAAGGCAATCTTAGAACCATGCATCAGTGACTGCCATATATACGCTTTAGGGTGAAATCAAAGCATATGATGGAACTAACACATTCAAAGAGTCACAATGTCATACCACGTATTAAATCAAATAGAATGAACTTACTATCTTGCGGAGGCAACACTCGTATCATAGCACGCAGCTCCTGGATAGCACCTGGAGGAGGAGAAGCTGTAGGTCGGCAGTAACCAGTGTGCATGAGAACTGGAAGACAAGATTGCAGAATTAATTGTAGTGTCCGTCCACCATCAGAATCAAATGAATGGGAAGGTTAACGAAGATAGATGTACAGTATTCTATGGCACCACATACCAGCAACAAGATCAGAGTCATAGGTATATATATCTGTCCCCCATAACTGGCCACCTCTCACCTGTACATGTTACACTTAAACTGAGAAAGATAGTGAAGCAAGAAGCACATCACAGGCTCTCAAAATGGCAACAATAAAACCTAAAACAAAGTTATGAGAATTGAAGAAAGCAAGCATCAAAAACCACATCTACCCTCTTGTGCAATCAATAAAATCTTTCTTTCGCAcccaaaagaggaaagaaaaaataaaataaaataaaataaagatgctCAAATTGATCCTGGACTTTCCTTAGAGCAATTAACTCATTGTAGAAAAGGAAGGGAGAGGTTGATGTTCTTAAAATCTCAAGCTTAGTTTCCACAACATAAACTTATGCAATAATAACCCCATATCCACTATGAAATATCAAATTCATGCATCCTTCAACTATACAAATTGCACTCGAAATCCTTCAACAATACAAATTCATTGCCACAGATCATAAAATAAGCTTCAGCTAAAAAAATTGTCTTTTTTGATGACGGGAAACCTCTCCAAGATAAGGCCATTATACCCCGTCTTTGCAAAGCAAACCCTGGATCCCGGAAATCACCTGTAAACCACAAATATCAACCAAGCACAATGTGTCCTCCATCAGGTTTGAACCCTAGATATTTGAGTTTATGGCCCAAGTGCACTTAATGCTCAGTTGCGCTACCCTTGTGTGGTTAACAGAGCAAGTGTCTGTCAAGGGAAGTGTAAATGGAGTTTGAGTGTGGGAATAAGTCTTACCCAAAAGTAACAAGGGACTCAAAATAAGGATACCCTTGGGTTTTTGGGAGCAGTGGTTGGGGAGGGGTAACAATTACcttcaaacaaaataaaatttatgcaTTACAGGTTAACAGCGACTTAGAGATCACAAGTTCGATTCTTGAAAAagcatctccacatattatgtgggagtaaggtctccactgtgggagccttgtgcacaggaggagtttacctttttttatagGTTAACAATGACCTTTTTATCCAAACAAAGCAAACAAGCACTCATTACCCTCACTTAATGATACTCTTGTAGCTCTTACCCTTGTAATCCTTTACCCTCACTTTTTCACCCACAAACAAATGCACCTTCACTTGTATAACATGCACTCCACCTCAAATTGAAAGTAAAGGCCTAAATACCAAGGCCTCTCATAATACAATAGGTGTTGGCCAAATAAAGCAACTTATGCATTGCAAGCGATGCTTAAAAAATAAGATTCTCTAAGGGCTCTAAAGCCCTGTTATTTCTGAAGGAAAAATAGTAATatagaaaaagacaaaatatgCCTTAGCTTTATGGTGGCCTCCACTAGATGAAAGACCATGACTTACGACGACACATAAACAACACCATAGTGCTTCTTGGTGCCAATAGGGTATTGCCCCATGAACAAGTTTCCAAATATACAGAACATCAGCCCAGTGTACCACCATATCTCATTTAATACAAAGTCATATTAACTGACAAGTGCACCAAAAAGAACTGGAACCAAATCTAACTTATGTAATATGTACTAAAGAAATCATATGCCCATCGCACTGAACTATATAAAAGCCCATATACCTATAGCACTTTCTTAAGAACGTTAAATTCTAAGACTCAGAACTTTCATCCTTTGAAAGAATATCTTGAGCCCTCACTTGAATGATAAAATAAAAGGCACAAGCAAGGATATTTTGGAGCAGGGAACACACACTGAGCACAAAAGATCTGAAAGTCCATAAGGACAGTAGCACACTAATCATGAACCTGTAAAGCATTAAGACAAATGCTGTGATCAGAAGTTAGAAAACCTAACTATTTTGCCACCAGATAGAGCTTATATAGCCAAGTTCCTAATAAAATAAATGTCACATAATATAAAAGCGTGAGTGGATAACAGACATACTTTCAAAACTTCTCAAAACGACATAAGATACCCAGCAAGAGCCGGAATTAATgaaaaggaaccaaaaaaaaaaaagaaacagagagaatcACATTCTCAAAAAAGCAGACAGTTCACCTAAGAACAAAGTAGTTATCTCCTACCTGGCGATTTATAGCAGTAACATACTCAGTCGGTATCCTAATTTCTAGTGGAGGGCCATTTTGAGAGATTTCGACATTTTTATCAGCTGGGGCAGATTCATACTCCTTCCACAGTTTTATCAGATCTTCCATACATTCACCGATTTTATAAATAACAGATGATACCTCCGATTTACCTGAAAAACCGGCAGCTTTTGTATACATCAAATATGAGACTATGAGCAACGATAGTTGAAAATAGGAAAACCTAAATGCAAAAACTGAAATAAAGCAATAAAAGGAAAATGCTTTTTGCTAGGACCTTAGACATTGATTTCCTGGGGAAATAGAAtataggagaagaagaaaaggcaaTGATTGAACATAATGGTATCTGAagttttgcaatttaaactttcaTCATGCCAAATAGAATACTATAACATGAAGACAGACGAACAAAAAATAGTTGGAAAACACACACAGAAACATACAGCAAAACTGATCTTTATAGTCTAAGTAACTTCCCAATAAATCTGCAATTTTCAACAAGGCCAGAAATTGTTGAATGTTGATGACTGTTGCATGCAAATCAGTAGCAGGCTAGCACCTTGATAAAGTAGCAAACTACATATTACCTTGAGATCTGCAAAATAAAGCAACCATAATACAATAGAATGAGTTCAACCACCAATAAAAGCCGAAAAAAGGTaactatcaaataaaaaataacatttatatGGCATAAACACACACAGATCCTTTTGGTTAaaaattgattataaatatataatatttaccaTAACTCTATAAGTAGTTTCAGTAACCTTTCATGTCGAGACAATACAAATCAACAATAATTCTAGAACCAAATAAGGAATTCTCTGCAATCTAATTTGTATATTTAGCGATGCACATATAAGGCAACACTACCATAGCAATTTTGTTTCCTAACTAAGACAAATAGTagtaataatttttaaaaaacgaTGCAATACAAAGGGTTTCTTTCTAATCCTCCATAACCATGTACTACAGTACTATCACTTGAATATCTATCACTCGAATCAACAAACAAGACTAACAGTAAACACACCCATCGTTTTCTTGAGAACAAGCCCCGGAACGAGGCTCGCGATTTGCAACTTGCGGGCTACCCCTTGAACGAAGCATCCTCTTTTTCTGCTGGACTCCATAATTGAAGACATCCCTTTCCCGTTCTGAAGCTCCTTCGCCATCTGCACAACCATCATCTGACTCCTTGTCATAACACCTGCTGCGCTTTTCCAGTCTATCTCCTTCTAGATCAAAATCTCTTTCTTTCCTCCCATCTCTATCAGCATTTTTCCAGCTCTCAAAATCTTTCTGCTTTTTCTGCTCTGAGACTAAATTTTCCTGCTTTGCAATTCTAACAGACACATTCCCTGGTTCCTTAACATCATGCAAATTCTCTTTCTCTACGCTGTTCCACATTTCTCTCTTGACATGATCCTTCTCCCTCTCCTTTAGtctttctttgtcttttgaaaTATCCTTCCTTTCCCTCTCCCGTCTCTCTGCTTCCCTTTCTTCCCTTGAAGAATCTTTGCATTCACCCCTTTCCTTATCTCTATCCCCCAATTCTCGATGTTTCGCGTCTTTCCTTTTTCTATCCTTGTCTTTAAACCTATCATCACCTTTCGAATCAACCTTGTTCTCTCCAACAGCCTCATGTGATTCTACATAATCACTTTCTTCGGCTGCTGGGCCTTCCTTTTCAACCTTCGTTGGGCCTTGTGAGTTACCACGTGAATTATGCCAATGGTCTAATTTTCCTCCTGGGAATTCAGAAAATCTATTTCCCATATGGTATTCTTTTGGTTCTTTCCGGTTTAAGTGGCTAGTAGCTGATTCCAAACCATCCTTTTCCATCTTCCCATCACCCTTTGGATTATTATAAGTTTCCCTATCACATTGAATTTCTTTACCATCATTCCCCCTACTATCAAATTTTGCCTCGTTATCACCTCTGGCGCTTTGGGATTCCCTCTTTGCCTCACCATGCAACTCCGTAGGTTCTAACCTTTGGTCTCGGTTGTCAGCCCTATTTTCCCGATTGGAATCTCTCGATTCCACCCTGTTCTCAGGTCCAGCAGGATGAGCATCCATATGTGAATCATTCGAAGATGCTGGCACTCTATACGTTGAATGCATAGGTGACCTTCTATCAACATCTCGAGAATCAGCCCGGGGAACCTTTGGTGCTCGAGAATCTTGACCCACTTCATAGGGAGGATGACATTCAGTTGAAACAGATGAAGTCAATTTCGGATATGCCCCTGCATCCTCGTGAGGATGCCTAGAAGAAGAGGAATGGACACCCTCTTCTTGAGACCTTCTGGGTGCACCACTCATTCTGAATTCAAGTACAATGAATAACCCTTAATCAGTCAACAAACACGATCCAATGAAACATCTACTACTTACCTGCAAATTACAAAAACATAGGTTCTCACTCTTAGCGATAACAACTCCAAGTAAATTTGTAAATAAGCAAATTAAACTGACATGAAGCCATAACCTTTTCATTTTCTCGGTCTTCAGAAAAGAATATTCTGCTCGCCAATTACACTGAACCAGAAAACCATCAATggcaaaaaacactaaatcgaATATCAAACTTCCTCGTTTGACTTAATTTTTCTAATTCTACGTGTTTTACTTGTTTTTCTCAGTAACCAAACAGAAAGCAAATAATATCAACTTCGattagagaaacaaatttcCATCACTCACCGAAAGGAAGTAGCAATGGGGCTTCAGCCGTTCCAAGTCTTgtataatgaaatgaaagagatGGAAAGAGTCGACGATGAAGATATGTAGAACGACAGACGGGGAAGGTTGAAGGAGATGACGGAGAAAGGCAATAGCGAGAAGATCTGTGGACTGTGGATGGGACGTGTGTGTGATAGAGAATTTATTCTGGCTCCAATTAGGTCTGCATTGTCGACCTTTTGTTCTGTCTTGTGCTCGCGACGGATCTGATCGGCCGATATGGAAGTGCCAAACCCTGGCTATTATTCGCGGCGTTTCTGTGGTTTTATTTATGTGCTGGAATTGCCAATCCAACATCCCCATATCCTGGGATTGGGATTTTAAAATATGCGGTTATATGTACCCCGCTTCGAACCGTAGCCCCGTTGTTGATTTATTATTTATCCCAAAAATATGCGATCCTTATATGGGCCTGGTTGGCCCGAGTAGTAAAAAACCCCTCGGCAGCCTTTTAGCTAAAACATAAATGGGCTGAAGTGCATTCCAGATATGACCCAGTAAAATGTCCTGACAAGCCCGTAAAAAACTTGGGCTAGGCCGCCTTTTAGCCAAAAAATGAATGGGCTAAAGTACGCTCCAGATATGGCCCAGCGAAAAGTCCAACACATAGACAAACTGTACCCTCTTCTATTTGGGTTTGGGGATTCATTTATTTTGTTGAAGTTTAGTGACGCAATTTTGGATACAAGGACAATGGTAGGGTGCATGAGAACCAAGTCTATCTTTTGatggaaaattaaaattttgaacagCCATTAATCATTTGTTTTGGTTACAATGAAAGGGGATAAGGGAAGGTCGAACTCAATACCTCCATGAAATACCAAAGCTTCTCGTGATTCTCCATTAATCATTTGTTATATTGGCAAATGAGAAGTAATTGCCATTTGGATACCGTTAATCAATACTTAGCCATTAAGACATTGATTAATAAAACAATCAGCAAAGACAAATAAAACACTTCATGTCCGAGTCaatccttttttatttatttatttatccgtTAAATATTTTGAAGGGAGGATGCTCGTTGGTGGTAGGTGGATTCAAGTAGGTAGATTGTTAACGAAATTCCATctaccattttattttatttttcgcaCGTCGATTATTTGATGGCTTTAAGGCTAATTAATGATTAATAAAATGGTGTAAATGGGAATTATTAAATGATTATCagtaacaaataaataattgtcTATTTATTTGGCGTTAACGGAGACGAAAAAAGAATGCTTGCATATAAACGCAAAATCTGTTGGTATTTCCTGGCAAGAAACAAATTCATCTTCCTCTTTTGTATCGCTGCAATTACTGTGTTTCATCGATCGATCATTCAATCGACGGCAGTGATGGATACATTCTACATATCGCACGGGTCGCCGACACTCGCCATCGACGAAGCGGCGGAGGCGAGGGTTTTCTTGCAATCATGGGAAAAGAAAGGGCTCAGTCCCAGACCTAAATCGATTCTGGTAATTTCTGGTCATTGGGAGACCAAGGTCCCCACCGTCAACGTTATCAGAGGCAACCACGACACCATCCACGATTTCTATGGCTTCCCTCAACAGATGTACCAGGTTAGGTACCTCTCCACACCCAATCAATTCTGTTTCGTTTCAattcgtatttttttttccccttttggcTGATTTATTAATGCCTTTCGTGTTGCAAAATCACTCGAAGAATTAAAGATCGATTCGCTAATTAAACCGACCCTTGTTAATTAGCGGAAcgattccattttttttttttttttttttgtgtgcttGCCTGCTTGGTGGGGGTGGGTTGGTCGGCGATGTTTGACAGTTTGAGGTGTTTGTGGAAGTGGAACTTTTTTTCCAACAATGGGGTTTGTCTGCTGATAGACCCTAATATTGGGCCTATTTATGTAGTTGTCTTGTATACGAAGCAAAATGGGCGTGACTGCGTGAGCATACTATTTTGAGTTCGACCCAATTAAAAGTCTTTGAAGGCTTGAACGCACATCTATGCTAGAATAAATCCGGGCCGAGCTTGTTCAATGGTTTCCAAGCAGCAATTTTTGTTCACACCTCATGTACAAGAAACGATAAATTTGTGTttcattttttaagaaaaaatttcTAGAAAGAAAGGAGAGTATATTTTTATTACAATAGATGCAAATACATGGCAACGTTTTAATTTTGGATGGGCGGGGGGCAAGTTTTGAACCTAGGACCTAACGCTGCTAGCCAAAGGTTCCGATACCATCTGAAACACGACATATCCCAAAAGGTTAAGCTATTAGGAAGGTTGAATCTTACATTAGTTAACTGCAAGTGTGGCATGGTGACATAGATCTCTCAACTCTTATAGTAATAGAGCTGGATAGTTATTGACCCGGTTGGTTGCTCCTGATTTTCAGCTGAAGTATCCAGCACCAGGGGCGCCTGAACTAGCAATGAGGGTGAAGGAACTGCTCATGGCATCTGGGTTTAAGAAGGTCGATGAAGATAAAAAGCGTGGGCTTGACCATGGTGCATGGGTACCACTGATGCTCATGTTTCCTGAGGCTGATATTCCTGTGTGCCAACTCTCTTTACAGACAGACAAGGACGGGACTTACCATTACAACATTGGGAAGGCATTGGCTCCTCTCAGAGAGGAAGGTATCCTCATCATGGGTTCTGGAAGTGCTACTCACAACTTAAGGGACCTTCGATTTGGAAGCAAGTCTGTCTCTTCTTGGGCTTTGGAGTTTGATACCTGGCTCAAAGACGCTCTCCTGCAAGGAAGGTAAATAACCATAGTGGCAACATTTCAAACATGTCATTGTACATTTGAATGATTCTGATTATGTTCTTCTATTGCAAGTTCGCCTCCTAGAATCAAATTATTGATAAAATCTTTCTTCATAAATCAATGCTACAAATATATGTATTGCATAAGAGTACTGCATCAAGTGCGGTTTTGTAATTTGCTTATACTGTCTTCAATAGATGATATCATGTTTCTGTCAATGCTTTCTAATCTTTGAAATAATTATTTTGTACCTCTCGCAGGTTCGAAGATGTGAACCACTATGAAGAGAAAGCACCTCATGCGAAAAAAGCTCACCCTTCCCCTGACCACTTCTATCCCTTGCATGTAGCTATGGGTGCTGCTGGTGAAAAAGCAAAGGCAAAACTCATCCACCATAGCTGGGAACTTGGTACCCTTTCTTATGCATCTTATCAATTTGCCACAAACAAATAATATTCAGACTTTAGAGAATAGAGATGTGTTCTGCAGCAACTGTAATTTATGCATTGTTAAGTGCGTGCTTCCATGTGAAGGCTGTAAAATAAAGGGTTGAACGATGTTGTTAGTATGTATGTATGGTTGCATTCAGTACCATGGATTCATATGGAGTTGAACTCCTTTTACTTCCCTTGATTGAATATCAGAACTTGAGATATATTAATATTTGGTTTGTCTGCTTGAAAGCCTGAAGGGATTGTTTCATATTTTAATGTTTCTCTCCCCCCCACCCCCCTTTTCTTTCGTCATTGGCAAAGAACTAAAGAATCTGAGAATTTAGATCCAAAGCCGTCACAAATTGCGACTTGCTGTCACAAATTTCCAGACCATTGATCAGTGACGGATCCAGAAATTTGAATTAGTGGGACACAAAAGTATTGTGAGGGTTCAGGGGGCAACGCCCCGGAATTTTTGTTGTTGGGTTCTATATGCAATGGATTTATGATTATTGATTGCAAatacaaaaacacattaataaaagTTCAAAGCAATAAAAAGATACATTGTACTTATCACAATAGCATTCAATATGCCTTCATCTTTTATTTGCAAAGCCAATGATAATTCATATGTAATCCTCAACATAGTTAACATTAgttgtaaattgaaaacaaaatcaaatgattgcaAGTAACTCAAAAGACCATGTGTTTGagctttttttgttgaatttctaGCGTCAAATGAAACAATTTCTAGGATTTAtgaggttgggttgggtctaaACTAGTTAGTGGATTGAGTAAAAATTAATAGATTGGgggcatcaatttttttgattgggggCCTTAAACTTTATTTAAcatataattaactaattagagcaattgcaatgggaaCAATTTGCTGGGCCAGCAAAAATCAAGACTGggtcccatctctattacataaaaagtcaagtcaaacacgtatctcaatacaaccacatcaacaaaacatatctctcaatatagccacatcagcaaaatacaaattcctatacatgtTTCCTTCctacccaacatggaggccaacaaattctcattccctccatattgtccacaataaaactacaccaaaacacaattttccaatacaaccacaccagcaaaacacatctcccaatacagccacatcagcaaaacacgaaacctcatacatatttgttggcccagacaaaataatacaattgcaagtgctcttataGCATATTTATTtagtattaaatttttttttttcactcggGGCACGTGCCCTCAGTCCCTTCTATGTCGGTCCCGCCTCTGCCATTGACAAATAAGACAAGTGACGAGTGTGAGTTTTGAAAATATGCTCCAGAAGTGAATGATCAACCTTTTCCGCTATTTATAAATGGAGGCATGAGATGAAGATGATAGAGTCACAGAATCAAATagggaaacaaaaaaatcacaGATGCAAATCTCGACTAGTGATATTGATAATATAAGAACCCTTGTCTATTACAACCAGAAAAGGTAAATGGAAACAAAGCACAATGAAAGATAACTCTAGTCTTCGAGGGACTAGGACCTcctgctatttttttttaaattctctggacttgattctcccctatttctGCCAACAGCCAGCACCTAAAAACACCACCAACACCACCAAGCAGACAAATGATAAACCAATGAGACAAAAACAGGTGCTCCACTAATAATCATCCACGTGTCACTCTCTTCTGATATTTCTTAATAACAGTGGGTCTATCATTACTCCCCTCCAATTGAgcaaccttgtcctcaaggttgaAAGAAGGAAATTGAGACTTCAAGCTTtcaaccaattcccaagtacTATCGCAATCGGGTATAACTCTGTAAATATAGAAGCAAATTGTTCTCCAACAATTGTTGTAACTCTGTAAAAGATTCAATAGGTAACTCAGAAACAAAGTCTTCAGCCAGCTGTGGAGAAACCATTTTATATTCACCAAACTCAATCAAAAACCCCATATCTTCACTCTTCAGAAGTTTCAACATAGTCTTGAGAGAGACTATGGTCTTAGACAACTTAGGATCCCCCTGCCATACCACTCTTTGCCCTGCCAAATTAAACCTCATGGTCAAAGTCTGATAATTCGATGAAATATCCCCTAAAGATTGTAACCATTCTATCCCAAGGACCAGATCGGCACTGCCCAGGTCTAACACATGAAAAGATTCCCACAAAACCACACCCTGTATTGTGAGTTTCACATCGTGACACACTCCAGCCCCCTTCACGCAAACACCATTGCCCACCTGAACTGTGAAAGCACGACTACGATGAACAGGGATCTGCAACAGTTGAACTACCTCCGAAGAGATGAAATTGTGGGATGCCCCACTATCGATAAGCACAATAACCTCCCTCTCGCTAGAACTCCCCTGATTTTGAGAGTGCTGTTACCAGAAGAAAAACCAATAATATAATTCATCGAAAGTGCTAGAGTACCAACATCTTCTGTGACCCCGTCTGTAATCTCACTCGTCTTCTTTACCTCAATGTCCGCCTCTAAATTCTCATCCTCATCGGCCACAATTAAAACCTGGAGGACCCTATTTTTACAGCGATGGCCCGGGTGAAATTTTTCATCACAGTTGAAGCAGAGTCCCTTCTCACGCCTCTGTTGTGCCTCTTTCTCAGTTAACCAGCGAAATGAATCACGCTTGACTCCCGTTGAACTTGGATTTACTGGTCTTGAATCACGTAACTCTGGTTTAGGAGTGGGTATAGATCGACTAGACTCCGGAGTTCGACTCAGACTAGAGGGATA is part of the Tripterygium wilfordii isolate XIE 37 chromosome 7, ASM1340144v1, whole genome shotgun sequence genome and encodes:
- the LOC120002019 gene encoding uncharacterized protein LOC120002019 isoform X3 — protein: MSGAPRRSQEEGVHSSSSRHPHEDAGAYPKLTSSVSTECHPPYEVGQDSRAPKVPRADSRDVDRRSPMHSTYRVPASSNDSHMDAHPAGPENRVESRDSNRENRADNRDQRLEPTELHGEAKRESQSARGDNEAKFDSRGNDGKEIQCDRETYNNPKGDGKMEKDGLESATSHLNRKEPKEYHMGNRFSEFPGGKLDHWHNSRGNSQGPTKVEKEGPAAEESDYVESHEAVGENKVDSKGDDRFKDKDRKRKDAKHRELGDRDKERGECKDSSREEREAERRERERKDISKDKERLKEREKDHVKREMWNSVEKENLHDVKEPGNVSVRIAKQENLVSEQKKQKDFESWKNADRDGRKERDFDLEGDRLEKRSRCYDKESDDGCADGEGASERERDVFNYGVQQKKRMLRSRGSPQVANREPRSGACSQENDGSQAAGFSGKSEVSSVIYKIGECMEDLIKLWKEYESAPADKNVEISQNGPPLEIRIPTEYVTAINRQVRGGQLWGTDIYTYDSDLVAVLMHTGYCRPTASPPPGAIQELRAMIRVLPPQDSYTSTLRNNVRSRAWGAAIGCSYRVERCCIVKKAGGAIDLEPCLTHTSTVEPTLAPVAVERTMTTRAAASNVLRQQRFVRDITIQYNLCNEPWIKYSISVVADKGLKKPLYTSARLKKGEVLYLETHSCRYELCFTGEKMVKSAPASQNHEGETEKPPNNHSLAGDKNESENIMIDAFRLSRCKRPLPQKFMRSIGIPLPPEHVEVLADNLDWEDVQWSQTGVWIAGKEYTLARVHFLSMN
- the LOC120002019 gene encoding uncharacterized protein LOC120002019 isoform X1 encodes the protein MGMLDWQFQHINKTTETPRIIARVWHFHIGRSDPSRAQDRTKGRQCRPNWSQNKFSITHTSHPQSTDLLAIAFLRHLLQPSPSVVLHIFIVDSFHLFHFIIQDLERLKPHCYFLSCNWRAEYSFLKTEKMKRMSGAPRRSQEEGVHSSSSRHPHEDAGAYPKLTSSVSTECHPPYEVGQDSRAPKVPRADSRDVDRRSPMHSTYRVPASSNDSHMDAHPAGPENRVESRDSNRENRADNRDQRLEPTELHGEAKRESQSARGDNEAKFDSRGNDGKEIQCDRETYNNPKGDGKMEKDGLESATSHLNRKEPKEYHMGNRFSEFPGGKLDHWHNSRGNSQGPTKVEKEGPAAEESDYVESHEAVGENKVDSKGDDRFKDKDRKRKDAKHRELGDRDKERGECKDSSREEREAERRERERKDISKDKERLKEREKDHVKREMWNSVEKENLHDVKEPGNVSVRIAKQENLVSEQKKQKDFESWKNADRDGRKERDFDLEGDRLEKRSRCYDKESDDGCADGEGASERERDVFNYGVQQKKRMLRSRGSPQVANREPRSGACSQENDGSQAAGFSGKSEVSSVIYKIGECMEDLIKLWKEYESAPADKNVEISQNGPPLEIRIPTEYVTAINRQVRGGQLWGTDIYTYDSDLVAVLMHTGYCRPTASPPPGAIQELRAMIRVLPPQDSYTSTLRNNVRSRAWGAAIGCSYRVERCCIVKKAGGAIDLEPCLTHTSTVEPTLAPVAVERTMTTRAAASNVLRQQRFVRDITIQYNLCNEPWIKYSISVVADKGLKKPLYTSARLKKGEVLYLETHSCRYELCFTGEKMVKSAPASQNHEGETEKPPNNHSLAGDKNESENIMIDAFRLSRCKRPLPQKFMRSIGIPLPPEHVEVLADNLDWEDVQWSQTGVWIAGKEYTLARVHFLSMN
- the LOC120002019 gene encoding uncharacterized protein LOC120002019 isoform X2 codes for the protein MGMLDWQFQHINKTTETPRIIARVWHFHIGRSDPSRAQDRTKGRQCRPNWSQNKFSITHTSHPQSTDLLAIAFLRHLLQPSPSVVLHIFIVDSFHLFHFIIQDLERLKPHCYFLSCNWRAEYSFLKTEKMKRMSGAPRRSQEEGVHSSSSRHPHEDAGAYPKLTSSVSTECHPPYEVGQDSRAPKVPRADSRDVDRRSPMHSTYRVPASSNDSHMDAHPAGPENRVESRDSNRENRADNRDQRLEPTELHGEAKRESQSARGDNEAKFDSRGNDGKEIQCDRETYNNPKGDGKMEKDGLESATSHLNRKEPKEYHMGNRFSEFPGGKLDHWHNSRGNSQGPTKVEKEGPAAEESDYVESHEAVGENKVDSKGDDRFKDKDRKRKDAKHRELGDRDKERGECKDSSREEREAERRERERKDISKDKERLKEREKDHVKREMWNSVEKENLHDVKEPGNVSVRIAKQENLVSEQKKQKDFESWKNADRDGRKERDFDLEGDRLEKRSRCYDKESDDGCADGEGASERERDVFNYGVQQKKRMLRSRGSPQVANREPRSGACSQENDGSQGKSEVSSVIYKIGECMEDLIKLWKEYESAPADKNVEISQNGPPLEIRIPTEYVTAINRQVRGGQLWGTDIYTYDSDLVAVLMHTGYCRPTASPPPGAIQELRAMIRVLPPQDSYTSTLRNNVRSRAWGAAIGCSYRVERCCIVKKAGGAIDLEPCLTHTSTVEPTLAPVAVERTMTTRAAASNVLRQQRFVRDITIQYNLCNEPWIKYSISVVADKGLKKPLYTSARLKKGEVLYLETHSCRYELCFTGEKMVKSAPASQNHEGETEKPPNNHSLAGDKNESENIMIDAFRLSRCKRPLPQKFMRSIGIPLPPEHVEVLADNLDWEDVQWSQTGVWIAGKEYTLARVHFLSMN
- the LOC120001410 gene encoding extradiol ring-cleavage dioxygenase-like, giving the protein MLAYKRKICWYFLARNKFIFLFCIAAITVFHRSIIQSTAVMDTFYISHGSPTLAIDEAAEARVFLQSWEKKGLSPRPKSILVISGHWETKVPTVNVIRGNHDTIHDFYGFPQQMYQLKYPAPGAPELAMRVKELLMASGFKKVDEDKKRGLDHGAWVPLMLMFPEADIPVCQLSLQTDKDGTYHYNIGKALAPLREEGILIMGSGSATHNLRDLRFGSKSVSSWALEFDTWLKDALLQGRFEDVNHYEEKAPHAKKAHPSPDHFYPLHVAMGAAGEKAKAKLIHHSWELGTLSYASYQFATNK